TCAACATCCGGACAAATGGCTCCCTCGAAGCGTCCGACCTCACTCTCATAATGATTCCGCATATCCACTACGATAGTACCGGGCTTTGAGATCGCCTCATTAAATTCCTCCGCGGTCAGGTGTTTACCCACATTGCTGGTATCAAAGGTCCCGTCGGGCAGTCCGTCCGCCACGATCTTTTTTCTCACTTTAATAATGAGCTTCAAAAACGATTTCCCGTCATCCTCGACCGCGACCTTAAAAGGCACTCCTGCGAACTTCGGATCCTTGTCCAACTCTTCTCTGAATCTCTCAAATTGATGTTCCGGCACATTCATTTGGGCGTTGATCCCTTCCTTGGCCAGATAGATCCTCCCAAGGGCCCCTAATGCATCCCATTTTCGATAGAGTTCATTTCTCAGCGTATCCGGGTCGGTAATATCCACATATCGATAGAAAGAAAACGTGATCCGCCGAAAGGTCTCCGCGTCCAGTTTCCTTTAAAGCTCCGCTTTGCTGAGTTTATTATACAGCGCCATGATGCGAATTTACTTTGAATTTTTCAGAGTCATTTTCGTAGTTTTGCGAAACCCTGAGCAAAGTCGAAGGGTCGTATTTTCGCATCATATGTCGAAACGCAAATTTCTCATTATCGGATCCGGAGGGCAGATAGGCACGGAGCTCGTGGCCACACTCCGTCAACGATATGGCGCTGAAAATGTAGTAGCCTCGGATCTTAAAGAAGCTGCTGATCCCGGCGGCCCCTATGAAATGCTCAATGCGCTGGATCAGGATAAGGTGTATGCCGTGGTGAAGAAATACGAAATCACGGATGTGTGTTTACTGGCTGCGCTTCTTTCCGCCACCGCCGAGAAAAATCCTCAGTTCGGATGGAAGCTGAACATGAAGAGCCTGTTCATTGTGCTGGAAATGGCAAAAGAAAAAATGATCAGGCAGGTGTATTGGCCCAGTTCCATTGCGGTTTTTGGTCCCACCACTCCCCGTCAAAACACCCCACAATACACCATCATGGAACCCTCCACCGTTTACGGCATCTCCAAGCAAACGGGAGAGCGCTGGTGTGAATGGTATCACAAAAATCACGGCGTGGATGTGCGCAGTATCCGGTATCCCGGACTCATTGGATGGAAAAGCGCTCCCGGCGGAGGCACAACGGATTACGCGGTACACATTTATCATGAGGCCTTAAAAAACAAAAAATACTCCTGCTTCCTCTCGGAGAACACCACCCTTCCCATGATGTACATGGATGATGCCATCAGAGGCACCATAGAGCTGATGGAAGCGCCGGCCGAGAAAGTAAAGATTCGCTCCAGCTATAACCTTTCCGGCATGAGTTTCTCGCCCAAAGAGATCGCCGCCTCCATTCAGAAGCATATCCCCGATTTCAGCATTTCCTATCAGCCCGACTTCCGTCAGCAGATCGCCGATTCCTGGCCCCAGAGTATCGATGATGCACAAGCTCGTGAACACTGGGGATGGAAACCTGAATATGATCTGGACCGTATGACAGAGGTAATGCTTAAGAACCTGAAATAACGTACCTTTACAGGGCTTTTTCCCAATGAAAAAGACCCTGCATATCGTTCTTCTTCTCGCCGGATTTTCGGCCTACTCCCAACTACGCATTAATGAGATCTGCCCCGCCAACGATTCCCTGCTGTGGGATGAATCCGGACAAAGACCAGACTGGGTAGAATTATACAACAGCTCTACTTCTCCCCTAAACCTCCAGGGATATTATTTCCTGAACAACGGAACTGATCAATGGTTCTTTCCAAACATTACGATTCCCGGGAATGGCCGGATCACGGTATTCTTTTCATTGAAGGATCGAAAGAACTACTGCGACCACATAGAAGAGGTGTTGCGATTCGATTCGGTTTGGAAATACCAGGTGCCTATTGCTGAGCCTGATACGAACTGGCTCTATCCGGGCTTTGATGATTCTTCCTGGGCAGCTGATACGGGCGGGTTCGGACAAGAAGATTACGATGACGGAACCTGGCTAAATCCATGTATCTCTGTTTACATCCGAAAAACATTTACTCTTGCTGATACCTCCAAAGTTAGTTTCGGGGTGTTGGAGATCGATTATGACGATGCCTTCATCGCTTACCTCAATGGTAAGGAGATCGGCCGCTTTGGGGTAGGAATAAAAGGGGAGCGTGTTCCCTTCAATACCTTCGCGTATATCTCCCGGGAGGCGCAGCGTTACCAGGGAGGAGAATGGGAATATTATTACCTCGACAAATCAAAACTCAATACTGCGCTGGTGAACGGCACCAATGTGTTGGCCATACAGGTACACAACAGGGATACTACGTATGCCGACATGAGCATTATACCAAATTTTTACCTCGGCGTGAAAACCGGGAACCTGGGCTTTCCCGTCTTACCCTTTCATGGCAACGGATTGCACACCTCGTTCGGTTTGAGTTCAAAAGGTGAGAACGTTATGTTTTACAATGCCGCCGGAGGCATTGAAGATTCCGTCACGTATCCCCGGCTTCACCAGGATCATTCCTACGCGCGAACCATTGACGCTTCGCCCCAATGGTGTATTGTTCCGAATCCCACCATCAACGCAGCCAATGGTCCTTTTCCATGCATAATAGGATATGCCAATCTGCCTGCATTCAGCTTGCAAAGCGGTTTTTATGGTAGCACGCAAACACTTACCCTTAACTCCTTCCAGGGCACTGTTTATTATACACTGGATGGCAGCGAGCCTACCCAGAACTCATTCCTGTATTCCTCTCCCATTCTGCTGGATTCAACCCGTGTGGTGCGTGCCCGCGTTATCACCCTTAATCCAAATCTCTATAACTCTGAAATAGCAACAAACACGTATTTCATCAACGAAAATATCAGCTTGCCTGTAATTTCCCTTACCTCCCCTCCTTACGGCCTTTTTGATTCCTTACAGGGGATGTATGCCTATGGCCCTAATGCCGATTCCGTTTTCCCCTTTCATTATTCCAACTTCCACATGGAGTGGGCACGGGCCGGACATTTGGAATTTTTTCAGGATAATAAACAACCAGGCTTTGAACTGGATCATCAGCTTCGCATGCACGGAGGCTGGTCCAGAGGATTTCCGCAGAAAAGTTTCCGAATCTACGCTAAAGATGACTTTGGTTCAGACGAAATTGATTATCCCCTTTTCCCTTACCGGAATTATACCAAAATCAAAAATTTCAATTTACGCAACGCCGGGTTGGACTGGAATTCTGTTCATTTCCGTGATCTGATGGTGAATCGAGCCCTTCTCAACTCCAATTTGGATGTTGGCGACGGACAGAACGTGGTGGTTTTTCTAAATGGAAAATACTGGGGCGTGTACGAAGTACGTGAGCGATACGACGAAAATTACCTTTCCAGCATCTGGGATACAGACAAAGACCTGGACCTGGTTTCCCAGCAGGGATTCATTCACAGCGGGGATAACGACGACTGGCTCAAAATGCTCCGTTACGTTCAGAACAACGATGTTTCGCAAACGATGGTTTATGACAGTATTCGAAAAATGCTGGATGTAGAAAACCTGATGGATTATTTTGGCGCAGAAACGTATATCGTCAATAACGACTGGATCGGGAACTACAGTTACATCAAGAACATCAAATACTGGAGGCCGGATGCTTCCGGAAAGTGGCGATACATTTTATGGGATACAGATCTTGGAATGGGACTGGACAGCTACTTCGGGTACGATCTGCTCTCATATGCCATCAATCCACCGGATCAAAATCCACACAGCGACCTCTTCCGCAAGCTACTCACGAATACCCGTTTTAAGAATGATTTCATTAATCGGTACGCAGATCTCATCAATTATCATTTTGAAACGTCCCGTTTTCGCGACCTTGCCGAAACGATGCGGGATCATATCATTCCAGAAATGGCCCGGCATTTTGCCAAATGGGGTGATACCACCATCGCGAATCCATATGCCCTTGGGGAGGCTTACAACATCGCATCCTGGAATGCTAAATACTCCTCCATGATCGGGTTCATGATCATGCGGCCGCAATTTGCCCGGAATTTTATACAGAGCAATTTTATGCTTCAAAGCCAGAGCGATCTTATCCTCGATGTACAGCCACCCGGAGCGGGAAGGATCAAGATCAGCACCATCTGGCCCGACGAATTTCCCTGGCAGGGGACGTATTTCAACGGCGTTCCCGTGAAACTGGAGGTTCAGGCCTTCCCCGGCTATGAATTTGTACAATGGGAAGGGGAATTCAACTTCGACAAGATCTACACCGATACGTTCACATTAAATTTCGCAACGAACGACCACATCGTAGCCCGTTTCAAAGAGCTGTACTCTTCGGTAAATATTTATCCAAATCCTTCTTCCGGAAACACCACTATTTCCTGGATGCAGGAACAACCGGGAAGGGCGTTTGTTGGAGTGTATGACCTTTCGGGCCGGCTGTTGGTAAAGCTTTCGAATGACGGCACCGATTATCCCAAGGGGACAACTTCTGTGATTCTGGATACTAAAAAGGAAAATCTCCGTGCGGGGATCTATTTTGTAAGATACCGGAAAGGAGACTTTACAGAAAGTAAAAAGCTGGTGTTGATCAGGGATTGAAGTACTTCCATATCACTTCCATCCTTCGCTTTCCCACCTCATTTATTAATTCTTCCTTGCCCGCTTCCCTGATCCTCTTTACCGATCCGAAGTTTCTTAACAGTTTTTCCGCCATCGCCTTCCCAATACCGGGAATCTCTAATAATTCGGACTTAATGGTATTTTTCTCTCTTCGTTTCCGATGATGCGTAATGCCGAAACGATGAGCTTCGTCGCGCATATACTGGATCAGTCGCAATGTTTCTGATTTCTTATCCAGGTAAAGCGGCACAGTATCTCCCGGATAATAGATTTCCTCCAGTCTTTTAGCGATGCCTATGATGGCAATCTTGCCCCGGAGTCCGAGTTCTTCGAGCACTTCGGTGGCTGCGCTCAGTTGTCCCTTTCCCCCGTCTACCACAATCAGCTGCGGCAACTCCACCTTCTCCTCCAACAAACGGGCATAACGCCGGCGAACAACTTCTTTCATTGTAGAAAAATCATCCGGCCCCTGTACGCTCCGGATATTAAAATGCCGGTACTCCTTTTTGCTTGGTTTCCCGTTACGGAAAACCACACATGCCGAAACCGGATTTGTTCCCTGGAGATTAGAATTATCAAAACACTCTATATGCCGGGGCTCTTCCTTTAGCCTTAAGTCTTTTGCCGCTGTTTCTAAAATCCTTCGGGTATGCCGCTCGGGATCCACCAGCGTTCGCCTCCGCTCTCTCTCCTTCCTGTAAAAATCTGCATTCCTGTGCGACAACTCCAGGAGCTGTCTCTTGTCGCCCCGCTGCGGTACCAGGAAACGGATACCGGGAAAAGATACCTCCGGTTGAAACGGAACGATCACCTCCTTCATCTCTCCCCCGAAACGATCCCGGATTTCTACAATGGCCCGCTGCAACAGATCATTTTCATTCTCCTCCATTTTCTTCTTCATCTCCAGCACATGACTCTGCACTACTGCGCCGTTTACCACCCTGAAAAAACTTACGTACCCGTAATCCTCATCAGAAAGAATGGAAAAAACGTCTATGTCTGTAACGGTAGGACTAACCACCGTAGATTTCGCACGATATTGTTCCAGGCGGTCCAGCTTTTCTTTGATGAATTGCGCTTTTTCAAATTCCATATTTACCGCATGCTCATTCATCTTCTTTTTAAGTTCCCTGATCACGGATGCGGTATGACCCTTAAGGATATGACGTGCCTGCGCGATACTCTCATTGTAATCCGACTCCGTTTGCAATCCCTCGCAGGGACCTTTACAATTGCCCACATGATATTCTACGCAAAGCCTGAATTTCCTTTTGCTAATATTTTCTTCCGATAGCGTATAGGAACATTCTCGGACCGGAAAAATTTTCCGCACCAGTTCCAAAAGAGTCTTCATGGTGCGGCCGGAAGCATAGGGCCCGAAATAGGAAGACCCATCCCGTACAAACGTGCGGGTGGGATGAATTCTGGGAAAACGCTCATTCCGGATCACAATCCAGGGATAGGTCTTATCATCTTTGAGCAATACATTATATCTCGGCTGATGCTCCTTGATCAGATTATTCTCCAGGAGAAGGGCCTCGTACTCGGTATCCACTATGGTATACCGGATCTCCTCAATATTCTTCACCAGCAAACGTATGCGGGCACTGTCTGCTTTCCCTGAAAAGTAGGATGAAACCCTCTTTTTCAAGCTCTTAGCCTTCCCGATATAGATTATTTTACCCTCTTTGCCCATATAATGGTATACCCCGGGGCGGTCTGGGAGCCCGGCAATTATGGTCTTTAATTTATCCCCGGAAAGTGGCACGGTCTGTTAAGAATTTGTATTCGTCGTAATTTTTACTGACTTTGTCGAATTGTTAATAGCCCGGAGTTCAGACTGTTTTGAAAGTTAAGGCAGTTTAATAATATTGTAAAGTTAATACAGACACTCGATCATGAAAGGGAAATTCCTGTTGACTGTAATGCTCGCCGCTGGCTGCTTTTCCGGGATGAATGCCCAGGAAAAGATTGGCGATAACCCCATGGTGCGCGAAAACGGCCCGGTAATTATTGTGGATACCATCACCACTAATATCAACACGCCTTACATCATTCTCTCCAATTATAATAGTGAGGAGATACTCATTGTAGTAACGGATCTGGTTGGAAACGAGATCTTCTCCAAAGTAGTTTTTAAGAACAAAGAAGCAGTTCTGAAAGCCTACGACCCGTACAACAAAATTCCTGCGGGAGTATATACTGTTACTGCTACCAACCGCAACGAGATTTATAACCAGCGCATCGTTATCGACTGAGGAAGTGAAGGAGAAAAAGGTGGGGCCTCGCGCTCCTCTATCTCCCCATGACTTTGGAACGCTATGACCCCACCGGTTGGCAATCAACCAAACAGTACCTAAAAGCTCGGGCACACAACAGTGCGGAACTTCTTTTTACACTTTTTACATGCGAGCGTAGTCTGAAAAGACAACTCGTGTGACCCTGCGGATGAATTACTAAGCTTGCTCACAGTTACATCGTAACTGTATCCTATCCTGTACATGCTTTTTTGCAATCCCAGCAGCACAATAAATGAATCCTGATCACGGTACCAGAATCCGCCCGTTAAGGGGCCTTTGTTTACATAGAGGCCCAGATTAAGTTGCCGGAAATTACCCTGCATCTGGTACAGAATATTTGGCGATACGGTAATGCCGTCTCTTTCACTTACCGGGATCAGTGCGCCGGCATGACCGGTGTATTTTCTCGGCAGGGGGCTGGGGCCGGAATGAAGAAATTCGTCCGGTTCAATCAGGTGGTGGGAAGCGAAGCCGATGAAGTACCTGGGTGAGTGTATCAGCAATCCCGCACTCATATCGAAGTACCTCGCAACACTTCTTCCCTCCACTTCCGCTGTCTGATAAACAAAACCATGACGCGGATCTATCATATCTCCGAAAGTGAGTTTTTCCCAGTCAACCCTTTTTTCTGCATACGTGGCCTGGAATCCGCCCGATACCTGAATCGTGCGTGTGATCGGCTGATGCCAGGCGTACAACAAACTGGCATTGATTGTACGTAACGTTCCCTCGCCGGCATTATCATTTGTAACCAGCACACCAACGCCGCCCACTCCGCATATATACTGATCATACGAAACGCTGGTAGTAATGAACTGTCCGCTAAGCGCAGGCCATTGATTTCTGTAGTTAATACATACTTTTTTGCATTTCTGAGAGCCGGTGAATGCGGGATTCAGGTATAAGGGATTTGCATAAAATTGGGTGAATTCCGGATCCTGTGCCAGAATGTTTGCTGAACCTACTCCCAGGAACAGCAGAAAAAAGAACGTTGTTTTCCGCATTACTTTCGGGTGTTGTTACTGATAATAAGACGTCCGAAAACCATACCCGTTGCCTGAAAAAAAACCCTGAAGTGTTTGCTTCAGGGTTTTTACAACAATTCTGTATGTATCTATTTTGGCGCGGTCTGCTTCAGCGAATCCGCCGGCAGGGGTAATTGTGTAGGCGCATCCTGGCTGAAGAAAATTGTATTCAGGCTGTCGCCCTCTTTGCTTTTCCCTACTATCCCCTTCCGGGGGTCAATCTGGTCACCGAAAATAAGTTCTCCCCTTCCGCGGGTGAGTGTAATGTCACGGAAAAGTTTCATTTCCTCCGGTGTAAGCTTCATTTCGCTTCCTGCATTCTGCACGTTGTTCTCGGGCTGCTTGCTTAAAGATGATTCTCCCAGCATATAATGTCTCAGCAGGGGATTGGTGAGCACCGGCCGGTTTTTAACAACATCGGAAAACTCACCGTCTATCTGTTCCGGATCTTCCAGGGCCATCTGGTCATTTTGCTGAACCGGGTATTGCGGAACGTTGTAATAAGGATATGGTATGGTATAAACCTGTGTAGGGAAGAACTGCTGTACTACCACTTCCTTATTACCTGCATCCACCGGCGTTTTTTCCTGTGGGCTGCTCACTACAGGAACCGGTGTTTGCGTAAGGATTGGTTGCGGCGGCTCACCAACGGAATTCACCGGCACTTGTTCTTTTCCTGCCCAGTCGCGTATCTCGCCACTGATGGCTACAATTCCCCAAACGAGGGCAGAAGCGGCGGCAACCACCAGCACGGTATTGAGCGAATACTTCCAGTTCACATTCAGTTTGAACGAAGTTTTCGATCCCCGCGCGTCGAGGTCACGCTCCAGCCTCTCCCACCCGGATGGGTCGAATGGGATCCCGGTGTCGTGAAGACTTTCCTTGATCTTGCTCTCTAATTTATCGGGCATCATTGTCTTACTTTAAGTAATTGGGTCAGATTCTTTTTCAAATTAAACTTTGCTTTTGCCAGGTTTGATTTTGAAGTGCCTTCGCTAATGTCCAGCATTTCTGAAATCTCCCGGTGGGTATATTCTTCTATCACATACAGGTTGAAAATCGTCCGGTATGCCGGTGAAAGATTCTGCACGGCTTTCATCACTTCCTCCTTGCTGATCAAATCTGCCAGCTCCTCGTCCGATACCTCGTCCGGAGACGTTCGTGCGGCCGACTCCGCTATCACCGTATTCACGATCAGGTATTGCTGCTTATTCTTCCTCAAATGATCAATACAACAATTCACCATAATCCTGCGTACCCAGCCTTCAAAAGAACCTTTACTCCCGAAGTTTTTGATATTCCCAAAAACTTTCATAAACCCTTCATGCAACATATCCTGCGCCTCGTCCCTGTCTTTGGCATAACGCAAACAGACACTGATCATCTTACCATAAAAGCGCTCGTACAGAGCCTTCTGGCTCAAACGATCGTTGCGCACGCAACCTTTTATGATATCCGATTCTTCCATTCGCTTCTGCTCTTCCCTTCTACGTCAAAAGACGATCTAAGGTTGAGAGGGTTGCCTTGAATTCTTACCAAATTTACTAAAAAAGTGCCTGATAGTTAAGCAGATGGGATACCTTTGCGAAAGGCAAGTCAAATGATTTTTCTCGGATATGTACTCGGGCTGCTGATAGGAATGTGCCTTGGGATGATGGGTGCCGGGGGTGCCATACTAACCATTCCGGTATTGACCTATTTTTTTGATATAAATCCCATATTATCAACTACTTACTCGCTATTTATCGTTGGTATTACCGCATTTATCGGCTCTGTGGGTTACGTCCGGAACAGCTTCTATGATCTGAAATCGGCATTTTTCTTTGGTGTTCCCTCTACGCTGGCCGTGGTACTTACGGGCAAATTTCTTTTCCCCGCTGTGCCGGCCTCTATGGATGTAGCCGGACTAGTCATTGGTAAAGATCTTTTGATAATGATTCTCTTTGGTGTGCTGATGCTCCTGTCGGCGGTTGCAATGATCCGGTCTTCCCGGGGCGCGATACGCAAGGATGCTTTCAGTGAAACACACCGCTTTCGTTACGGTCTTATTCTGCTGATCGCCTTAGGGGTGGGAATGGTCACCGCCTTCCTTGGTGCAGGCGGCGGCTTTCTGATCATCCCTTCTCTGGTGATCCTGGGTAACCTTCCCATGAAAAAAGCAGTAGGAACATCTCTTTTATTGATCACTGTTAATTCTCTGCTCGGGTTTGTTTCAAAATCCTCTGTGCTGGATGCGGATCTCGACTGGGGTTTCCTTCTCAGTTTTTCAGCGCTCACCGCCGTGGGCATTCTCAGCGGTGTACGGCTTGCTCGTTTTATCAGCGGGGAACGCCTCAAGCTCTACTTTGGTTATTTTGTTCTGGTGCTGGGACTGATCGTACTCGGCCAGGAACTATTCATTCATTAAATGCCCCTCTTATGATCATTGAACAACTGTATACCGGCTGCCTTGCTGAAGCCGCCTATTACATTGAGTCGGAAGGAAAAGCTGTAATCATTGATCCCCTCCGCGAGACTGCTCCGTACCTTCGGCTGCTGCGCGAACGCGGTGCAACGCTTCTTTACGTTTTTGAGACTCATTTTCATGCCGACTTTGTTTCAGGGCATATTGATCTGGCCCGTGCCACCGGTGCCCTGATCGTTTTTGGTCCGCTGGCAGAAACAGCCTACGAAGCACATCACGCAAAGGACGGGGAGGAATTCACAGTAGGAAAAGTGAAAATCAAAGTGCTTCATACGCCCGGTCATACCCCCGAATCAAGCTGCTTTCTGCTTTACGATGAGAACGGGAAAGAGCACGCGCTTTTTACCGGCGATACGCTATTTGTCGGTGACGTAGGCCGTCCGGATTTGCTGGACGGAAAAATGTCTAAAGAAGAACTGGCAGGGATGATGTATGAATCTCTTAACACCAGGATCAAAACGCTGCCCGATGATGTACTTGTTTATCCGGCACATGGTCCCGGTTCCGCTTGCGGAAAAAACATTGGAAAAGACACCTGGAGCACCATCGGAACCCAGAAAAAAACCAACTATGCGCTGGCAGATATGAGTCGCGAAGAATTTATCCTCAAAGTCACCGGCGGTTTGGTTCCTCCGCCTCCCTATTTTTACCGGGATGCTCAAATCAATAAAAACGGATACACGGCAGTTGATGAAGTGATCCGGCGCAACACCAGGCCCCTAAGTGTAGAGGAAGTAAAAACGGAAATTCGCTCGGGTGCATGTATTCTGGACACCCGAATACCGGACGTATTTGAGAAAGGCTTTATCCCCGGATCCGTAAACATCGGTTTGAACGGGCAGTTTGCCGTTTGGGTGGGAACGGTCCTCGATATGAATTGTCCGCTGGTGATTGTGGCGGAAGAAGGTAAAGAAGAGGAATCGGTGATCCGGCTGGCGCGGGTGGGTTATGAAAACGTGAAAGGTGTACTCAAGGGCGGATTTGATTCCTGGAAGGCGGCCGGTGAAAAATCAGACACTGTTGAATCCATTTCCCCCGAAAAATTTGCCGGTCAGATAAACGATGGTTCTTCTTTCGTGCTGGATGTTCGCCGCGACGCAGAATTCATGAATTCTCATGTTGACGGCGCCGAACACTGTGCCCTTGATAACCTGATGAATCAGCTTGAAAGAATAGATGTGAATAAAAAATACGCTGTGCACTGTGCGGGTGGTTACCGGTCCATGATTGCAATCTCTCTTCTGAAAACCAGGGGTTATCATAACCTCATCAACGTATATGGCGGTTACAATAAAATCCGTGAAACTTCCGTCAAAATGGTGGAAACTAATATCTCTTGATTACTTTTGTAAAAACGTACTATGGGCTTCGTAAAAGAGTTTAAAGATTTCGCAATGCGTGGCAACCTCGTGGACATGGCTGTGGCCGTTGTCATGGGAGGTGCATTCGGCAAGGTGGTTACTTCCTTCGTAGACGGCATCGTAATGCCCCTGGTAGGAAGGCTCCTGCTCAATATTGATTTCGCCAAGTATAATATCATCCTGCAGGAGGAAATAAAAGATGGCGATAAGGTTGTACAACCGCTGGTGCAGGTAGGACTGGGAAATTTCATCACTACCATTATTGATTTCGTGCTTGTTTCTCTGGCTGTTTTTCTTGTGATCAAGGGGATCAACCGCCTGCGCAAAAACGAGGAAGCCAAACCCACAACACCTCCGGAACCTACAAAAGACCAGGTGCTTCTGACAGAAATCCGCGATTTACTAAAAGACCAGAAAAAATGATCCGTTCGGGTTTGCTATTCCTCTTTCTTCCGGTACTGGCTGCCGGACAAACAACTGACACAACCAAGGCCTGGAATAAAGGCGGATTGCTGGGGCTGAATTTTACACAATCCAGCTATACCAACTGGTCTTCGGGCGGACAAAATTCTGTTTCCGGTACCATTCTGGTTAACCTTTTCGCAAAGTATAAAACCGAACGAAATGTTTTCGACACCCGACTGGACCTGGCCTACGGCCGTGTTCAGGTAGGACCTGAAAACAGAAAAAGTGAAGATAAAATAGACCTTGCCGCCAAGTACGGGCATCTTGCCTTTGGTAAAACGTGGTTCTATTCTGTATTGTTCAGTTTCAAATCACAGTTCGACAACGGATATAATTATCCCAACGATACACTGATTACCTCCCGGTTTCTTGCCCCGGCTTTTCTGAACTACGGAATCGGTCTCGACTACAAACCCAAAGATTATTTCTCTGTTATGATTGCTCCGTTGTCCGGAAAAACCACTTTGGTATACGACACGCGTCTTTCAGCCGCCGGTGCTTTCGGTGTTGATTCGGGAAAAATGGTCCGCAACGAGTTCGGTGGTTCGCTTACCCTTGAGTTTTCAAAAGAAATTAGTAAGAACATAAAACTCACGAGCGCGCTGAAACTTTTTTCCAATTATCTGAAAACCCCCGGGAATATAGACGTGAACTGGGAGTCGCTCCTGGCCCTGAAAGTCAACAAGTACATTTCGGCAACATTATCTGCGGAACTGATATACGACGACGATACTCATATTCCGTATGACGGCGACGGCGACGGGGTAAAAGAGTCGAACGGTCCGATGACTCAATTCAAAGAAGTGCTGGGAATTGGGTTTTCCTATAAGTTCTGAGTGCCGGAATCTGCAGTAAAATTCTCAAAGCTCCAGCTTCCCGAACCGGTATCCTTTTTTTTCGAAGAACCGGAGTGCTTTCGGCAGTACCTGCAATACATGCTGTTCCGCCTTACGGCTGTCGTGGAACACTACGATGCTTCCGGGGCGGCATTGGGCACACACATTACGTAAAACCCTCGACGCCGGGATTCCGCTGTCAAAATCCCAGCTTAATACATCCCACATGATCAGTTTGTAGTTCTGTTTCAGTGCCTTAATTTGCGATTTTGTTATTCGCCCATAGGGCGGGCGGAAAAGATCCGAACAGACCGTTTCGGCGCACTTCTGAATATCGCTCAGATAGTTCTCACGTGAGCTCTGCCAACCGTTAAGATGATTCTCTGTATGATTTCCGGCGGCATGCCCTTCGTCCATGATCCGCTGAAAGATCTCCGGGTATTTCCGTACGTTTTTTCCCAGGCAAAAAAATGTTCCCTTTGCGTTGTGTTTCCTTAGTTCATCCAGCACACCCTCTGTTACGCCCGGCGTGGGGCCGTCATCAAAAGTCAGATAAAGCACCTTTTCAAAAGTATTCACCCTCCACACCAGGTCCGGGTAATACTTCCGTGCCAGGAATGGAGGGCGAACGCTGCGGATCATGATCAGTTCTGCGGCTTCTCCTGAATAAAGTAGGGTTCGTAGGCTTTAAACTTCAGTTCCAGTTCCTTCGCCGTTG
The DNA window shown above is from Bacteroidia bacterium and carries:
- a CDS encoding type IX secretion system membrane protein PorP/SprF, producing the protein MRKTTFFFLLFLGVGSANILAQDPEFTQFYANPLYLNPAFTGSQKCKKVCINYRNQWPALSGQFITTSVSYDQYICGVGGVGVLVTNDNAGEGTLRTINASLLYAWHQPITRTIQVSGGFQATYAEKRVDWEKLTFGDMIDPRHGFVYQTAEVEGRSVARYFDMSAGLLIHSPRYFIGFASHHLIEPDEFLHSGPSPLPRKYTGHAGALIPVSERDGITVSPNILYQMQGNFRQLNLGLYVNKGPLTGGFWYRDQDSFIVLLGLQKSMYRIGYSYDVTVSKLSNSSAGSHELSFQTTLACKKCKKKFRTVVCPSF
- a CDS encoding RNA polymerase sigma factor: MEESDIIKGCVRNDRLSQKALYERFYGKMISVCLRYAKDRDEAQDMLHEGFMKVFGNIKNFGSKGSFEGWVRRIMVNCCIDHLRKNKQQYLIVNTVIAESAARTSPDEVSDEELADLISKEEVMKAVQNLSPAYRTIFNLYVIEEYTHREISEMLDISEGTSKSNLAKAKFNLKKNLTQLLKVRQ
- a CDS encoding sulfite exporter TauE/SafE family protein; its protein translation is MIFLGYVLGLLIGMCLGMMGAGGAILTIPVLTYFFDINPILSTTYSLFIVGITAFIGSVGYVRNSFYDLKSAFFFGVPSTLAVVLTGKFLFPAVPASMDVAGLVIGKDLLIMILFGVLMLLSAVAMIRSSRGAIRKDAFSETHRFRYGLILLIALGVGMVTAFLGAGGGFLIIPSLVILGNLPMKKAVGTSLLLITVNSLLGFVSKSSVLDADLDWGFLLSFSALTAVGILSGVRLARFISGERLKLYFGYFVLVLGLIVLGQELFIH
- a CDS encoding MBL fold metallo-hydrolase, whose translation is MIIEQLYTGCLAEAAYYIESEGKAVIIDPLRETAPYLRLLRERGATLLYVFETHFHADFVSGHIDLARATGALIVFGPLAETAYEAHHAKDGEEFTVGKVKIKVLHTPGHTPESSCFLLYDENGKEHALFTGDTLFVGDVGRPDLLDGKMSKEELAGMMYESLNTRIKTLPDDVLVYPAHGPGSACGKNIGKDTWSTIGTQKKTNYALADMSREEFILKVTGGLVPPPPYFYRDAQINKNGYTAVDEVIRRNTRPLSVEEVKTEIRSGACILDTRIPDVFEKGFIPGSVNIGLNGQFAVWVGTVLDMNCPLVIVAEEGKEEESVIRLARVGYENVKGVLKGGFDSWKAAGEKSDTVESISPEKFAGQINDGSSFVLDVRRDAEFMNSHVDGAEHCALDNLMNQLERIDVNKKYAVHCAGGYRSMIAISLLKTRGYHNLINVYGGYNKIRETSVKMVETNIS
- the mscL gene encoding large-conductance mechanosensitive channel protein MscL — protein: MGFVKEFKDFAMRGNLVDMAVAVVMGGAFGKVVTSFVDGIVMPLVGRLLLNIDFAKYNIILQEEIKDGDKVVQPLVQVGLGNFITTIIDFVLVSLAVFLVIKGINRLRKNEEAKPTTPPEPTKDQVLLTEIRDLLKDQKK
- a CDS encoding DUF3078 domain-containing protein — protein: MIRSGLLFLFLPVLAAGQTTDTTKAWNKGGLLGLNFTQSSYTNWSSGGQNSVSGTILVNLFAKYKTERNVFDTRLDLAYGRVQVGPENRKSEDKIDLAAKYGHLAFGKTWFYSVLFSFKSQFDNGYNYPNDTLITSRFLAPAFLNYGIGLDYKPKDYFSVMIAPLSGKTTLVYDTRLSAAGAFGVDSGKMVRNEFGGSLTLEFSKEISKNIKLTSALKLFSNYLKTPGNIDVNWESLLALKVNKYISATLSAELIYDDDTHIPYDGDGDGVKESNGPMTQFKEVLGIGFSYKF
- a CDS encoding polysaccharide deacetylase family protein — protein: MIRSVRPPFLARKYYPDLVWRVNTFEKVLYLTFDDGPTPGVTEGVLDELRKHNAKGTFFCLGKNVRKYPEIFQRIMDEGHAAGNHTENHLNGWQSSRENYLSDIQKCAETVCSDLFRPPYGRITKSQIKALKQNYKLIMWDVLSWDFDSGIPASRVLRNVCAQCRPGSIVVFHDSRKAEQHVLQVLPKALRFFEKKGYRFGKLEL